TTAAGCCCTCTGTAATCGATGTTCAGCAACACATGTAAATACGCCAAAAACACCGTCAGGTATTCATGATATACATATGGTGCGCCTAACCTTCCCTCTGTTATAATTTCTCTAAATCTTTATCCCACGTTTCAATCAAATCCAGCGAAATACATGCTTCTCCACGAGCTACAAGTTTCTCATTGTATTCTCTCCAGTTTCGCTTATCTTCATATTTCTTCCCCCAACGCTCTTTTCTCATAAATCATTACACAGGAAAACATATATATTTATAGTTATGCAACATAGCAAAAACATCGAAAAACTTTTATATGGTATAGACTTTCAATATCATTAAGCGATACTATGATGAGAAACATCTTTTTGGGGTTTATCAGGATACACATTTTACATCATGCAAATGAAGGAGAAATCTTTGGTGTATGGATTATGAACGAACTCAGAAGGCATGGCTATTCAATAAGTGCCGGGACGCTGTATCCCATACTCCATTCTTTAGAGAAAGAGGGCTATCTAAAAAGAAGGGACGAAGTGGTTAACGGCAAGGTAAGAAAATACTATCGAATAACTGAAAAAGGCGTTAATGCGCTTGAAGAAGCGAAACAAAAAATTAAAGAACTTGTGGAGGAGGTAATATGAACACAATTGTATCCATAGCGCTTTTTGTTGCCGGGCTTGGATTAGTCATCTACTTTGCTGAGAAACTTGTCAAAGGAGCTGTTGGGACATCTTTGGGCTTTGGGGTTTCCACCTTCCTTATCAGTGTCATCTTCATCGGCTTTGACCCAGAAAATCTTGCCGTTGGTGCTGTTGGCTCCTTTGAAGGAATTGCAGGCATCGCTTTGGGTTCCATTATCGGAGCTGCGATGGTTGCCATCGCCCTCGCATTTGGGATAACAGCACTGTTTGCCCCTATGAGCTTTGAACAGGTCCCAAAACAGATTCTTACCGTGCCCATTTTGGCAGTGCTTCTTCTGGGTATATTGAGTTTTGATGGTCAACTATCGAGAATAGATGGCGCGGTTTTGCTTCTTGGGTTTGTACTATCAGTTAACTATCTTTTGCGGTTAAGCAAAAGAGGTTTTGATATAAAACCCACAGGAGAAGTTGCTGAAACTCTGGAGGAGGCTGAAGAACTCAGCAAATGGAAATCCTTTGGACTTCTTCTCCTATCGCTTGCCGCCATCATCATTGGAAGCGAGATGCTGGTCGCTGGTTCCGAAACGATCATTGTGAGGCTTGGGCTCTCCGATACTGTTTTTGGAATGACTATCCTTGCCTTCTTAGTAAGTATTGAGGAGCTGGCAAGAGAGCTTCCAGCGGCGATGAAGGGAAGACCTGAGATAAGTTTTGGGAATGTGGTTGGCTCCATCCTTGCCTTCTTCCTGTTTAATGCCGGTATTATAGCACTGGTAAGTCCAGTCACAGTAGGCACT
This portion of the Methanophagales archaeon genome encodes:
- a CDS encoding helix-turn-helix transcriptional regulator; this translates as MMRNIFLGFIRIHILHHANEGEIFGVWIMNELRRHGYSISAGTLYPILHSLEKEGYLKRRDEVVNGKVRKYYRITEKGVNALEEAKQKIKELVEEVI
- a CDS encoding sodium:calcium antiporter; its protein translation is MNTIVSIALFVAGLGLVIYFAEKLVKGAVGTSLGFGVSTFLISVIFIGFDPENLAVGAVGSFEGIAGIALGSIIGAAMVAIALAFGITALFAPMSFEQVPKQILTVPILAVLLLGILSFDGQLSRIDGAVLLLGFVLSVNYLLRLSKRGFDIKPTGEVAETLEEAEELSKWKSFGLLLLSLAAIIIGSEMLVAGSETIIVRLGLSDTVFGMTILAFLVSIEELARELPAAMKGRPEISFGNVVGSILAFFLFNAGIIALVSPVTVGTQVLRFYLPICLGTVIVVSLFMMTKKIPRWAGGILVLLYLIFIAGSYI